One region of Oncorhynchus keta strain PuntledgeMale-10-30-2019 chromosome 24, Oket_V2, whole genome shotgun sequence genomic DNA includes:
- the LOC118402696 gene encoding mitoregulin-like has translation MADVSERTLQVAIAISFAVGFLSGWQANRARRKFLDWRKKRLQDKLSETQKKLDLA, from the coding sequence ATGGCGGACGTTTCTGAGAGGACGCTGCAAGTTGCAATCGCTATTTCATTCGCTGTCGGTTTCCTTTCTGGATGGCAGGCCAACCGAGCGCGGAGGAAGTTCCTTGATTGGAGAAAGAAACGACTGCAGGATAAACTCTCCGAAACACAGAAGAAACTGGACTTGGCATGA